TACTTTACATGAGCAACCTTGTAAGCTGAATACCTAATTTTGCAGAAGCTGTATGGAACTTGCATTCGAAAAATACCAGGGTACGGGCAACGACTTTATTATCATTGAAAACCGGTCTAAATCATTTCCTGTTCACGATGTAAATGTCATTCAATGGTTGTGTCACCGACGTTTCGGAATTGGCTCAGATGGGTTGATTCTAATAGAGCCTGACGAAGTGGCAGACTTCTACATGAATTTTTTCAATCCCGATGGTTCACAGAGTTACTGTGGAAACGGAAGCCGCTGCGCAGTTCTTTTCGCACATTCGCACGGTTGGGTTGGAAATCGTTGTTCATTCAGGGCTATTGACGGCATGCACCAGGGGTTTGTAGATGATAACGGATGGATTCGTATTTCTATGAATCCGGTTGCTTCATGTGTGGAGAACAACTCAGATTTTCAACTCAACACGGGCTCACCACACTATATTCGATTTACGGGTGATGTTGAGCACGCAGAT
This sequence is a window from Cryomorphaceae bacterium. Protein-coding genes within it:
- a CDS encoding diaminopimelate epimerase, which codes for MELAFEKYQGTGNDFIIIENRSKSFPVHDVNVIQWLCHRRFGIGSDGLILIEPDEVADFYMNFFNPDGSQSYCGNGSRCAVLFAHSHGWVGNRCSFRAIDGMHQGFVDDNGWIRISMNPVASCVENNSDFQLNTGSPHYIRFTGDVEHADLIDVGRSIRYNDTFREKGINVNLVQELAEGILRMRTYERGVEDETLSCGTGVTAAALAYRLKSNFQDEVIVQTKGGELKVQADADDNRGFHNIWLSGPARKVFSGFVETKHYHDSN